Proteins from a single region of Shinella zoogloeoides:
- a CDS encoding GH36-type glycosyl hydrolase domain-containing protein, with translation MPLNTTPQAPRDADAKQIDYNDSIRATYLTLEELAECGETLARDRTASLPGYRPFEFRPRHKENEKEIFRVYQATAKDVEAGAQITPAAEWLLDNYYVIEEAIQEVRRDFPRRFFRQLPTMEIDGQPIPRTLALAWLYVAHTHSGVSVESLTAFVQGFQKIDALKIGELWALPSFVRFVLLENLRRISSRVERSRKMRIKANEVADELVRLNDPEKCIAHLSALESFVEDNTFVIQLLYRLRDGLQASGAVIQWLERKIESRGSDLEELIVAENNRLSSGNVTMSSLIKGLRTVDDTEWPGWFESVSRLDEALRQRSDYSDLDFGSRNKYRNSIERFARRSGKTELEVTETALDMTAEDAAAHADDPDYEANVASFIVGKQRKLLEKRIGYRPTAVQRVVRLTRKLDWLAVAGPNIILTLLAMIAVYYFLDQLDIPNGAWLIMLILFALPASEGATGLFNTLVTFFVTPSRLVGYEFKDGIPDDARTLLVVPCLISKRDHVDELVRNLEVHYLANPRGEIYFALISDWADSQVEETPADLDVLDYAKREIATLSARYAYDGRTRFYLLHRRRLYNPSEGAWMGWERKRGKLHELNLLLRGDGDTTFLPGANIVPANVKYVMTLDSDTRLMRDAVTKLVGKMHHPINRPVIDEATGEIVTGYSILQPRVTPSLTTGKEASTFQRIFSADRGVDPYVFTVSDVYQDLAGEGTFTGKGLYHVDAFEAAVKGRIGENAVLSHDLLEGSLSRCALVTDVELVEDFPTRYGVETSRQHRWARGDWQLLPYLFGPSSGIPMLGRWKMYDNLRRSLIPIGWLVASVMGWYYMEPRQALIWQLVLIFLLFVAPTLSLISGIMPRSSDIVARAHVHRVLSDIRAANAQVALRIVFIAHSAALMADAIVRSLYRTFVSGKLMLEWRTAAQADSGARGGILAHYRSMWQAPALAVVSVALAMISDTGLPFIGVPFALVWMLSPMIAWYVSQTAETEDQLVVSDYVATELRKIARRTWRYFETFVTAEQHFLPPDNFQETPQPVLAERTSPTNIGVYLLSVISARDFGWISFEETVRRLEQTIATIDGMPKYRGHLYNWYRTNTLETLGPRYVSAVDSGNLAGHLIAVSSMCREWAEAPSAHLQGSLDGIGDVAAILSETLKQLPDDRKTVRPLRRLVEERIEGFHNALAAVKREHEFASIRVINLSVLARDINKLIVNLDHEIKSAESGELAAWAGGLVATCEAHIADSVFDLGSIEGLRDRLVVLRDRSRDIAFSMDFGFLFRQERRLLSIGYRVETNELDEACYDLLASEARLTSLFAIAKGDLPTEHWYKLGRPVVPVGSRGALVSWSGSMFEYLMPPLVMQERQGGILNQTNNLVVVEQMNHGRRLGTPWGISEAAFNARDHELTYQYTNFGVPTLGLKRGLGQNAVIAPYASLLAAQYAPKEALENLERLRKLGALGVYGFHDAVDFTPTRVPEGKTCAVVKNYMAHHHGMSIAAVANVVFNGALRERFHADPVIEAAELLLQEKAPRDIPVINAKREPETVGSTQADLLRPEIRIFKDPISREREAVFLSNGHYSVMLTATGAGYSRWNGQSVTRWKPDPTEDRWGSFLFLRDMATNEWWSATAEPKRIEGEETKTQFGDDKAEFVKTIGKLTSEVEVIVATEHDAEGRRLTLLNTGTEDRFIEVTSYMEPVISTDDADNAHPLFSKMFVRTEIGKRGDVIRAERQKRNPNEPDMAVAHLIVDNAGPSRRTEIETDRRRFIGRGRSLANAAAFDAGAQLSGTDGFTLDPIMALRRVVRVPAGKKVKVIFWTIAAPSRAEVDAAIDRYRHPDAFNHEMIHAWTRSQVHMRHVGVTSQEAASFQMLGRYLTYPDMHLRADTGTIETGLAAQSALWPLAISGDFPIFVLRINDEIDLDVAREALRAQEYLRHRGVTADLVILNERAASYAQDMQHTLDYLCENLRMRGQSDGVRQHVFTVRRDLMDTSTWQALLATARAVFHARNGSLADQIARTASLYSTPRGEDEVKAETPVAKLPAPVAEPVAIDGEGLTFWNGFGGFNADRREYAVRLRGGEATPQPWINVIANREFGFHVSAEGAGFTWSRNSRDFQLTPWTNDPVVNRPGEAFYVRDRERGTVMTPFAALSRKPSVKFETWHGLGYTAFRSWEDGIELDLVQTVDPEDPVKYSRLVVKNTGDTERSLSVYGYVEWVLGNNPSKTAPFVLTSQDEESGALFAANPYSLDFAGRTSFFAVDTPLTGFTARRRDFIGRIGDIVLPVAVATGEPLPGNADGIGDPCAALAVDITLKPGEKRELLFVLGDTADADSARALADKARTADFDTVMASVRTFWEGFTGTLQVKTPDAALDRMVNDWLPYQALGCRIMARTAFYQASGAYGFRDQLQDTLAFLLHHPELARKQILNAAARQFVEGDVQHWWLPDTGAGVRTMISDDVVWLAYAVEYYCRVTGDRAVLDETLAFIEGPALAEGQHDSFYRPNRSGEEAPLYEHCARALDLALKRTGENGLPLMLGGDWNDGMNRVGEAGRGTSVWLGWFLAGTLRGFIPLARAHGDHVRADAWEGHLGRLKESLETAGWDGGYYRRGYYDDGTPLGSATSDECRIDSIAQSWSVLSGEGDADRSRQAMNAVMAELVDRENGIIRLFTPPLSETPQEPGYIKAYPPGVRENGGQYTHAATWVVLALARQGRGDDAFACLDLLNPVKHALDADAAERYRVEPYVVAADVYGEGERTGRGGWTWYTGSAGWLYRAAVEGILGIRKEGGRLFVAPVLPAAWNGYSATLVIDGKKLSIRVDRADEGGWQATINGVALDALDKGYPL, from the coding sequence ATGCCCCTGAACACTACGCCGCAAGCTCCGCGCGACGCCGATGCCAAGCAGATCGACTATAACGACTCGATCCGCGCCACCTATCTGACGCTGGAGGAGCTGGCCGAATGCGGCGAGACGCTCGCGCGCGACAGGACGGCATCGCTGCCCGGCTACCGGCCCTTCGAGTTCCGCCCCCGGCACAAGGAGAACGAGAAGGAAATCTTCCGCGTCTATCAGGCGACGGCCAAGGATGTGGAAGCGGGCGCCCAGATCACCCCGGCGGCCGAATGGCTGCTCGACAACTACTACGTCATCGAAGAGGCCATCCAGGAAGTCCGCCGCGACTTCCCGCGCCGCTTCTTCCGCCAGCTTCCGACCATGGAGATCGACGGCCAGCCGATCCCGCGCACGCTGGCGCTCGCCTGGCTCTATGTCGCCCATACGCATAGCGGCGTCTCCGTGGAGAGCCTGACGGCCTTCGTGCAGGGTTTCCAGAAGATCGACGCGCTGAAGATCGGCGAACTCTGGGCGCTGCCCTCCTTCGTGCGCTTCGTGCTGCTCGAGAACCTGCGCCGCATTTCCAGCCGCGTCGAGCGCTCGCGCAAGATGCGCATCAAGGCCAATGAGGTGGCCGACGAACTGGTGCGCCTCAACGACCCGGAAAAGTGCATCGCGCATCTCAGCGCGCTGGAAAGCTTCGTCGAGGACAACACCTTCGTCATCCAGCTTCTCTATCGCCTGCGCGACGGCCTTCAGGCCTCCGGCGCGGTGATCCAGTGGCTGGAGCGCAAGATCGAGAGCCGCGGCAGCGACCTCGAGGAACTGATCGTCGCGGAAAACAACCGCCTGTCTTCCGGCAACGTCACGATGAGTTCGCTCATCAAGGGCCTGCGCACGGTGGACGATACGGAATGGCCCGGCTGGTTCGAGAGTGTCAGCCGCCTCGACGAGGCGCTGCGCCAGCGCTCCGACTATAGCGATCTCGATTTCGGCTCGCGCAACAAGTACCGCAATTCCATCGAGCGCTTCGCCCGCCGCTCCGGCAAGACGGAGCTGGAAGTCACGGAAACGGCGCTCGACATGACGGCGGAAGACGCCGCGGCCCATGCGGACGATCCAGACTACGAGGCCAATGTCGCCTCCTTCATCGTCGGCAAGCAGCGCAAGCTCCTGGAAAAGCGCATCGGCTACCGGCCGACGGCGGTGCAGCGCGTCGTGCGCCTCACCCGCAAGCTCGACTGGCTGGCGGTGGCCGGGCCGAACATCATCCTCACGCTGCTGGCGATGATTGCGGTCTACTATTTTCTCGACCAGCTCGACATTCCGAACGGCGCCTGGCTGATCATGCTGATCCTCTTCGCGCTGCCGGCCTCGGAAGGCGCGACGGGTCTCTTCAACACGCTCGTCACCTTCTTCGTTACGCCCTCGCGGCTTGTCGGCTACGAGTTCAAGGACGGCATTCCCGACGACGCGCGCACGCTGCTCGTCGTGCCCTGTCTCATTTCCAAGCGCGACCATGTCGACGAACTGGTGCGCAACCTCGAAGTCCACTACCTCGCCAATCCGCGCGGCGAGATCTATTTCGCGCTGATCAGCGACTGGGCCGACAGCCAGGTGGAGGAAACGCCGGCCGACCTCGACGTGCTGGACTATGCCAAGCGCGAGATCGCCACGCTCTCCGCCCGCTATGCCTATGACGGGCGCACGCGCTTCTACCTCCTCCACCGCCGCCGCCTCTACAATCCTTCGGAAGGCGCGTGGATGGGCTGGGAGCGCAAGCGCGGCAAGCTGCACGAACTGAACCTGCTGCTGCGCGGCGACGGCGACACGACCTTCCTGCCGGGCGCCAATATCGTGCCGGCGAATGTCAAATATGTCATGACGCTCGATTCCGACACGCGCCTGATGCGCGATGCGGTGACGAAGCTCGTCGGCAAGATGCACCACCCGATCAACCGCCCCGTCATCGACGAGGCGACGGGCGAGATCGTCACCGGCTATTCCATCCTCCAGCCGCGCGTCACGCCCTCGCTGACGACCGGCAAGGAAGCCTCCACCTTCCAGCGCATCTTCTCCGCCGACCGCGGCGTGGACCCTTACGTCTTCACCGTCTCCGACGTCTATCAGGACCTTGCGGGCGAGGGCACCTTCACCGGCAAGGGCCTCTATCACGTCGACGCTTTCGAGGCGGCCGTGAAGGGCCGCATCGGCGAGAACGCGGTGCTCAGCCACGACCTGCTCGAAGGCTCGCTCTCGCGCTGCGCGCTGGTGACGGATGTGGAACTCGTCGAGGACTTCCCGACCCGCTACGGCGTCGAGACCTCGCGCCAGCATCGCTGGGCGCGCGGCGACTGGCAGTTGCTGCCCTATCTCTTCGGCCCGTCGAGCGGCATTCCCATGCTCGGCCGCTGGAAGATGTACGACAACCTGCGCCGCAGCCTCATCCCCATCGGCTGGCTCGTCGCCTCCGTCATGGGCTGGTACTACATGGAGCCGCGCCAGGCGCTGATCTGGCAGCTCGTGCTGATCTTCCTGCTCTTCGTCGCGCCGACGCTGTCGCTCATCTCGGGCATCATGCCGCGCAGCAGCGATATCGTCGCGCGCGCCCATGTGCATCGCGTGCTGTCCGATATCCGCGCGGCCAATGCGCAGGTCGCGCTGCGCATCGTCTTCATCGCCCATTCGGCGGCGTTGATGGCGGACGCCATCGTGCGCTCGCTCTACCGCACCTTCGTCAGCGGCAAGCTGATGCTGGAATGGCGCACGGCCGCGCAGGCCGACAGCGGCGCGCGTGGCGGAATCCTCGCCCATTACAGGTCCATGTGGCAGGCCCCGGCGCTTGCCGTGGTTTCCGTGGCGCTCGCCATGATCTCGGATACGGGCCTGCCCTTCATCGGCGTACCCTTCGCGCTGGTCTGGATGCTCTCGCCGATGATCGCCTGGTATGTCAGTCAGACGGCCGAGACCGAGGACCAGCTCGTCGTCTCCGACTACGTCGCGACCGAACTGCGCAAGATCGCGCGACGCACCTGGCGCTATTTCGAGACCTTCGTCACCGCCGAGCAGCACTTCCTGCCGCCGGACAATTTCCAGGAAACACCGCAGCCGGTTCTGGCCGAGCGCACTTCCCCGACCAATATCGGCGTCTATCTGCTCTCCGTCATCTCTGCCCGCGATTTCGGCTGGATCAGCTTCGAGGAGACGGTCCGCCGCCTCGAGCAGACCATCGCCACCATCGACGGCATGCCGAAATATCGCGGCCATCTCTACAACTGGTATCGCACCAACACGCTGGAAACGCTAGGGCCGCGCTACGTCTCGGCGGTCGACAGCGGCAACCTTGCCGGCCACCTCATCGCCGTCTCCTCCATGTGCCGCGAATGGGCCGAAGCCCCGTCCGCCCATCTCCAGGGCAGCCTCGACGGCATCGGCGACGTCGCCGCCATCCTCTCCGAAACGCTGAAGCAGCTCCCGGACGACCGCAAGACGGTCCGCCCGCTCCGCCGCCTCGTCGAGGAGCGCATCGAGGGCTTCCACAATGCGCTCGCAGCCGTCAAGCGCGAGCACGAATTCGCCTCCATCCGCGTCATCAATCTTTCGGTCTTGGCGCGCGATATCAACAAGCTGATCGTCAATCTCGACCACGAGATCAAATCGGCGGAAAGCGGCGAGCTTGCCGCCTGGGCCGGCGGGCTGGTTGCGACCTGCGAGGCGCATATCGCCGACAGCGTCTTCGACCTCGGCTCCATCGAGGGCCTGCGCGACCGCCTCGTCGTGCTGCGCGACCGCTCGCGCGACATCGCCTTCTCGATGGACTTCGGCTTCCTCTTCCGTCAGGAGCGCCGCCTTCTCTCCATCGGCTACCGCGTCGAGACGAACGAGCTGGACGAAGCCTGCTACGATCTGCTCGCCTCCGAGGCGCGTCTGACCAGCCTCTTCGCCATCGCCAAGGGCGACCTTCCGACCGAGCACTGGTACAAGCTCGGCCGTCCGGTCGTGCCGGTCGGCTCGCGCGGGGCGCTGGTTTCCTGGTCCGGCTCGATGTTCGAATATCTGATGCCCCCGCTCGTCATGCAGGAGCGTCAGGGCGGTATTCTCAACCAGACGAACAATCTCGTCGTGGTCGAGCAGATGAACCACGGCCGCCGCCTCGGCACGCCCTGGGGCATCTCGGAAGCGGCCTTCAACGCCCGCGACCATGAGCTGACCTACCAGTACACCAATTTCGGCGTGCCGACGCTCGGCCTCAAGCGCGGCCTCGGCCAGAACGCCGTCATCGCGCCCTATGCCTCGCTGCTGGCTGCCCAGTATGCGCCGAAGGAAGCGCTCGAAAACCTCGAGCGCCTGCGCAAGCTCGGCGCGCTCGGCGTCTACGGCTTCCACGACGCCGTCGACTTCACGCCGACCCGCGTGCCCGAGGGCAAGACCTGCGCCGTGGTGAAGAACTACATGGCGCACCATCACGGCATGTCCATCGCCGCCGTCGCCAATGTCGTCTTCAACGGGGCACTGCGCGAACGCTTCCATGCCGATCCGGTCATCGAGGCGGCCGAACTGCTGTTGCAGGAAAAGGCCCCGCGCGACATTCCGGTCATCAACGCCAAGCGTGAGCCGGAAACCGTCGGCAGCACGCAGGCCGACCTGCTGCGCCCGGAAATCCGCATCTTCAAGGACCCGATCTCGCGCGAACGCGAGGCCGTGTTCCTGTCGAACGGCCACTACTCCGTCATGCTCACGGCGACCGGCGCCGGTTACTCCCGCTGGAACGGCCAGTCCGTCACCCGCTGGAAGCCCGACCCGACGGAAGACCGCTGGGGTTCCTTCCTCTTCCTGCGCGACATGGCGACGAACGAGTGGTGGTCCGCCACCGCCGAGCCGAAGCGCATCGAGGGCGAGGAGACGAAGACCCAGTTCGGCGACGACAAGGCGGAATTTGTCAAGACCATCGGCAAGCTCACCAGCGAGGTCGAAGTCATCGTCGCCACCGAGCACGATGCCGAAGGCCGCCGCCTGACGCTGCTCAACACCGGCACGGAAGACCGCTTCATCGAGGTGACCTCCTATATGGAGCCGGTCATCTCGACGGATGACGCCGACAACGCCCATCCGCTCTTCTCGAAGATGTTCGTGCGCACCGAGATCGGCAAGCGCGGCGACGTCATCCGCGCCGAGCGCCAGAAGCGCAATCCGAACGAGCCGGACATGGCGGTCGCCCATCTGATCGTCGACAATGCCGGCCCGTCGCGCCGTACCGAGATCGAGACCGACCGCCGCCGCTTCATCGGCCGCGGCCGCTCGCTGGCAAATGCCGCCGCCTTCGACGCCGGCGCGCAGCTCTCGGGCACGGACGGCTTCACGCTCGATCCGATCATGGCGCTGCGCCGCGTGGTGCGCGTTCCGGCTGGCAAGAAGGTCAAGGTCATCTTCTGGACCATTGCGGCCCCGAGCCGCGCCGAGGTGGACGCGGCCATCGACCGCTATCGCCACCCGGACGCCTTCAACCATGAAATGATCCATGCCTGGACGCGCTCGCAGGTGCATATGCGCCATGTCGGCGTCACCTCGCAGGAGGCGGCGAGCTTCCAGATGCTCGGCCGCTACCTCACCTATCCGGACATGCATCTGCGGGCCGATACCGGCACGATCGAGACCGGCCTTGCCGCCCAGTCGGCGCTTTGGCCGCTGGCGATCTCGGGCGATTTCCCGATCTTCGTTTTGCGCATCAACGATGAAATCGACCTCGATGTCGCCCGCGAGGCGCTGCGCGCGCAGGAATATCTGCGTCATCGCGGCGTCACCGCCGATCTCGTCATTCTCAACGAGCGTGCGGCGTCCTATGCGCAGGACATGCAGCACACGCTCGATTATCTGTGCGAGAACCTGCGCATGCGCGGACAGTCGGACGGCGTGCGCCAGCATGTCTTCACGGTGCGCCGCGACCTGATGGATACCTCCACCTGGCAGGCGCTGCTGGCGACCGCCCGCGCGGTCTTCCACGCGCGTAACGGTTCGCTTGCCGACCAGATCGCCCGCACGGCCTCGCTCTATTCGACGCCGCGCGGCGAGGACGAGGTCAAGGCGGAAACGCCGGTGGCCAAGCTGCCGGCACCCGTTGCCGAACCCGTCGCCATCGACGGCGAGGGCCTGACCTTCTGGAACGGTTTTGGCGGCTTCAATGCCGACCGCCGCGAATATGCCGTGCGCCTGCGCGGCGGCGAGGCGACGCCCCAGCCGTGGATCAACGTCATCGCCAACCGCGAATTCGGCTTCCACGTCTCGGCGGAAGGTGCGGGCTTCACCTGGAGCCGCAATTCGCGCGACTTCCAGCTCACGCCCTGGACCAACGATCCGGTCGTCAACCGTCCGGGCGAGGCCTTCTATGTGCGCGATCGCGAGCGCGGCACGGTCATGACGCCGTTCGCGGCGCTGTCGCGCAAGCCATCGGTCAAGTTCGAGACCTGGCATGGCCTCGGCTACACCGCCTTCCGAAGCTGGGAGGACGGGATCGAGCTCGATCTGGTGCAGACGGTCGACCCGGAAGACCCGGTCAAATATTCGCGCCTCGTCGTGAAGAACACCGGCGACACGGAACGCAGCCTCTCCGTCTACGGCTATGTCGAATGGGTCCTCGGCAACAATCCCTCTAAAACGGCGCCCTTCGTGCTGACCAGTCAGGACGAGGAGAGCGGTGCGCTCTTCGCCGCCAATCCCTACAGCCTCGATTTCGCCGGCCGGACCAGCTTCTTCGCCGTCGATACGCCGCTGACGGGCTTTACCGCTAGACGCCGCGATTTCATCGGCCGCATCGGCGATATCGTCCTGCCGGTCGCCGTCGCCACGGGCGAACCGCTGCCCGGCAATGCCGACGGCATCGGCGATCCCTGTGCGGCGCTTGCCGTCGATATCACGCTGAAGCCGGGCGAGAAGCGCGAACTGCTCTTCGTGCTCGGCGACACCGCCGATGCGGACAGCGCCCGCGCGCTGGCCGACAAGGCCCGCACGGCCGATTTCGATACGGTCATGGCGTCGGTGCGCACCTTCTGGGAGGGCTTTACCGGCACGCTGCAGGTCAAGACGCCGGATGCGGCGCTCGACCGCATGGTCAACGACTGGCTGCCCTATCAGGCGCTCGGCTGCCGCATCATGGCCCGCACCGCCTTCTATCAGGCAAGCGGGGCCTATGGCTTCCGCGACCAGTTGCAGGACACGCTGGCCTTCCTGCTGCATCACCCGGAGCTTGCCCGCAAGCAGATCCTCAATGCGGCCGCGCGCCAGTTCGTCGAGGGTGACGTGCAGCACTGGTGGCTGCCGGATACCGGCGCCGGCGTGCGCACGATGATCTCGGATGATGTGGTGTGGCTCGCTTATGCGGTGGAATATTATTGCCGTGTGACCGGCGACCGCGCCGTGCTCGATGAGACGCTTGCCTTCATCGAAGGTCCGGCGCTTGCCGAGGGCCAGCACGATTCCTTCTACAGGCCCAACCGTTCGGGCGAGGAAGCGCCGCTCTACGAGCATTGCGCCCGTGCTCTCGATCTTGCCCTGAAGCGCACCGGCGAGAACGGCCTGCCGCTCATGCTCGGCGGCGACTGGAACGACGGTATGAACCGGGTCGGCGAAGCCGGCCGCGGCACCAGCGTCTGGCTCGGCTGGTTCCTTGCCGGCACGCTGCGCGGCTTCATCCCGCTCGCCCGCGCGCATGGCGATCATGTTCGCGCCGACGCGTGGGAAGGCCATCTCGGCCGCCTCAAGGAATCGCTGGAAACGGCGGGCTGGGACGGCGGCTATTACCGTCGCGGCTATTATGACGACGGAACGCCGCTCGGCTCGGCGACAAGCGACGAATGCCGCATCGATTCCATCGCGCAGAGCTGGAGCGTGCTGTCCGGCGAAGGCGATGCGGATCGCTCGCGTCAGGCGATGAACGCCGTCATGGCCGAGCTTGTCGACCGGGAGAACGGCATCATCCGCCTGTTCACCCCGCCGCTTTCCGAAACCCCGCAGGAGCCGGGCTATATCAAGGCTTATCCTCCGGGTGTGCGTGAGAATGGCGGCCAGTATACCCATGCCGCAACCTGGGTCGTGCTGGCGCTGGCGCGGCAGGGCAGGGGCGACGATGCCTTCGCCTGCCTCGACCTGCTGAATCCCGTCAAGCACGCGCTCGATGCGGACGCGGCCGAGCGCTACCGCGTGGAACCCTATGTGGTCGCCGCCGACGTCTATGGCGAAGGCGAGCGCACGGGCCGCGGCGGCTGGACCTGGTATACGGGCTCGGCCGGCTGGCTTTACCGCGCGGCGGTCGAGGGCATTCTCGGCATCCGCAAGGAAGGCGGCCGCCTCTTCGTCGCGCCGGTGCTTCCGGCGGCGTGGAATGGCTACAGCGCGACGCTGGTCATCGACGGCAAGAAACTCTCCATCCGTGTCGACCGCGCGGACGAAGGCGGATGGCAGGCGACGATCAACGGCGTCGCTCTCGATGCCCTGGACAAGGGCTACCCGCTCTGA
- a CDS encoding helix-turn-helix transcriptional regulator, whose protein sequence is MKINLLVQFLALIDELRGREETTAEFERLITLYGFEYYWLNQSPRPVESVLSLLLAGRWPEGWPETYLRRSYMQVDPTVRYLGHAQVGFRWRDTLGAFRASPHRKRMERMMVDARQNGLEDGYLFPVHGRRGLLGSLSIGGRPVELETAEMALFDSIARRLYWKLLHAADPQEAERLSAIVDVELTRREMEALALLAQGMTSHDIGRVLGISNHTVDWYMNGIQEKLGARNRHHAIAIAFRLGLVS, encoded by the coding sequence ATGAAGATCAACTTGCTGGTGCAGTTCCTTGCACTGATCGACGAGTTGCGTGGTAGGGAGGAGACGACTGCCGAATTCGAGCGTCTCATTACACTCTACGGCTTCGAGTATTATTGGCTTAACCAGTCGCCGAGACCGGTGGAAAGCGTGCTGAGCCTGCTGCTGGCAGGACGCTGGCCGGAAGGCTGGCCGGAGACCTATCTGCGCAGAAGCTATATGCAGGTCGATCCGACCGTGCGCTATCTCGGCCATGCCCAGGTGGGTTTCCGCTGGCGCGACACGCTCGGCGCGTTCCGGGCCAGCCCGCATCGCAAGCGCATGGAGCGCATGATGGTCGATGCGCGGCAGAACGGGCTGGAGGATGGCTATCTGTTTCCGGTCCATGGTCGGCGCGGCCTTCTCGGCAGCCTCAGCATCGGCGGCAGGCCGGTGGAGCTGGAGACCGCGGAGATGGCGCTGTTCGACAGCATCGCCCGCCGGCTCTACTGGAAGCTCCTTCACGCAGCCGACCCGCAGGAGGCCGAGCGGCTTTCGGCGATCGTCGACGTCGAGTTGACGCGGCGCGAGATGGAGGCGCTGGCGCTGCTCGCCCAGGGCATGACCTCGCACGATATCGGGCGCGTCCTCGGCATCTCGAACCATACGGTCGACTGGTACATGAACGGCATCCAGGAAAAGCTCGGCGCCCGCAACCGGCACCACGCCATCGCCATCGCCTTCCGCCTGGGGCTGGTCTCGTAG
- a CDS encoding glucan ABC transporter ATP-binding protein/ permease gives MSLFQVYARALSYLGIYKLRVGLVVAANIVLAVITIAEPILFGRIIDAISTKSDVTPILLMWAGFGLFNTVAYVLVAREADRLAHGRRASLLTEAFGRIISMPLAWHSQRGTSNALHTLLRACETLFSLWLEFMRTHLATAVALTLLIPTAFSMDYRLSLVLMVLGALYVVIGKVVMNRTREGQASVENHYHTVFSHVSDSISNVSVVHSYNRIEAETRELKQFAERLINAQFPVLDWWALASALNRIASTISMMTILVIGTVLVQRGEIRVGDVIAFIGFAGLLIGRLDQMKAFATQIFEARAKLEDFFTLEDAVKEREEPTGAGELGDVKGKVEYRNVSFDFANATQGVRDVSFTVEAGQTVAIVGPTGAGKTTLVNLLQRVYEPQSGQIFIDGVDIGTVTRRSLRHSIATVFQDAGLLNRSISDNIRLGREGASQEEIEAAAEAAAANDFIVSRQNGYETHVGERGNRLSGGERQRIAIARAILKNAPILVLDEATSALDVETEARVKTAIDSLRRGRTTFIIAHRLSTVREADLVVFMDHGQVAEMGTFNDLSQSNGRFAALLRASGILTDDDVRKSHTAA, from the coding sequence GTGTCTTTGTTTCAGGTCTATGCCAGGGCCCTCAGCTATCTTGGCATCTACAAGCTCCGGGTCGGGCTGGTGGTTGCCGCCAATATCGTTCTTGCCGTGATCACCATTGCCGAACCCATCCTGTTCGGCCGCATCATCGATGCCATTTCCACCAAGAGCGACGTCACGCCGATCCTCCTGATGTGGGCCGGCTTCGGTCTCTTCAACACCGTCGCCTATGTGCTCGTCGCGCGTGAGGCCGACCGGCTGGCCCATGGCCGCCGCGCCAGCCTCCTGACGGAAGCCTTCGGCCGCATCATCTCCATGCCGCTCGCCTGGCACAGCCAGCGCGGCACCTCCAACGCGCTGCACACGCTGCTGCGCGCCTGCGAGACGCTGTTCAGCCTGTGGCTGGAATTCATGCGCACGCATCTCGCCACCGCCGTGGCGCTCACCCTGCTCATCCCGACCGCCTTCTCGATGGACTACCGCCTGTCGCTGGTGCTGATGGTGCTCGGCGCGCTCTATGTCGTCATCGGCAAGGTGGTGATGAACCGCACACGCGAGGGACAGGCCTCGGTGGAGAACCATTACCACACCGTCTTCTCCCATGTGTCGGACTCGATCAGCAACGTCTCCGTGGTGCACAGCTACAACCGCATCGAGGCGGAGACGCGCGAACTGAAGCAGTTCGCCGAGCGGCTGATCAACGCGCAGTTCCCGGTACTCGACTGGTGGGCGCTCGCCAGCGCCCTCAACCGCATCGCCTCGACCATCTCGATGATGACGATCCTCGTCATCGGCACGGTGCTCGTCCAGCGGGGCGAAATCCGCGTCGGCGACGTCATCGCCTTCATCGGCTTCGCCGGCCTGCTCATCGGCCGCCTCGACCAGATGAAGGCCTTCGCCACGCAGATCTTCGAGGCGCGCGCCAAGCTGGAGGACTTCTTCACGCTGGAAGACGCCGTGAAGGAACGCGAGGAACCGACCGGCGCGGGCGAGCTCGGCGACGTGAAGGGCAAGGTCGAATACCGCAATGTCAGCTTCGACTTCGCCAATGCCACGCAGGGCGTGCGCGACGTTTCCTTCACGGTGGAAGCCGGCCAGACCGTCGCTATCGTCGGCCCGACGGGCGCCGGCAAGACGACGCTCGTCAACCTGCTCCAGCGCGTCTACGAGCCGCAATCCGGCCAGATCTTCATCGACGGCGTGGATATAGGGACGGTGACGCGCAGGTCGCTGCGCCACTCCATCGCCACCGTGTTCCAGGACGCGGGCCTGCTCAACCGCTCGATCTCCGACAATATCCGCCTCGGCCGCGAGGGCGCGAGCCAGGAGGAAATCGAGGCGGCGGCAGAAGCCGCGGCGGCGAACGACTTCATCGTCTCGCGCCAGAACGGCTACGAGACCCATGTCGGCGAGCGCGGCAATCGGCTTTCGGGCGGCGAGCGCCAGCGCATCGCCATCGCCCGCGCCATCCTGAAGAACGCACCGATCCTCGTGCTCGACGAGGCGACCAGCGCGCTCGACGTGGAGACGGAAGCCCGCGTGAAGACGGCCATCGACTCGCTGCGCCGGGGCCGCACGACCTTCATCATCGCGCACCGCCTGTCGACGGTCCGCGAGGCCGATCTCGTCGTCTTCATGGATCACGGTCAGGTCGCGGAGATGGGCACCTTCAACGATCTCAGCCAGAGCAACGGCCGCTTCGCCGCGCTGCTGCGCGCCAGCGGCATCCTGACCGACGACGACGTGCGCAAGAGCCACACGGCGGCCTGA